The segment AATTCGACATTTCAGTGAAATTCATCAAAACCAGAGTGAAAGGTGTTCTCAGTTGAATGAACGTACCCCGTAGGAAAAATGGAATACCCAGCACAATGCACGTTTCATTAGGAGTATGCTTGAGTATAATCATAACTGTTCCAGATGCGCTATCCCCGGCTACAACAACGACACTTACGCCGTGCAGTCAAAGTTCCACGCCGAGCTCATCAACAAGTCCATACCCTTTGTGGAACGTGACGGGAAGCTCCAGTACGACCAATGTCACTTGTACCGCTCCCCTGGCTCCATCAACAGGACCATCATAGGATGCAACAAATGGGTGTACGATAAGTCCGAGTTCCAGTCAACCGCCGCCACGGAGGTAAGCTCTGCATATGACCGTGACGCTGTAACCTACAACCAAGTTACGTTCGCTTGGTACAACATGCGACCTGGAcgcttattctcgaaacgttcgtagccttgAAAAATCTTAACTtcgatcgtagccagtgtgtttaGAATGTGTCTGAGAAGTTCGTAGGGGTAAGAACGTTTCCAGAATAGGTATCCTGGTGTGTCTCAAGCTTATTTTGCCGTGTGTGGTCGGGTGTTTTCGTGTTGAAATATGCTGCATAATGAAAGGACGTGAGTCCACCGAGTTTCATCTGAGTAACGCTGTGCCGTATAATTGCACTGGACGTGTGCCAAGTCTGTGTTACTGTATGATGGTGGCCCACATCATAACACTCTCGCCACCAAATGTGTCCACTCCCTGTATGCAGTTTCAAGCGCAACGCTCTGCACGAAGTGTCCAAAAACGTCGTGCTCCGTCGGTACTGAGAGGCAAACACATAAGTGTAAAAGAACCAAACCCGTTGCCATCACCGTTGTGGCTATACTCTGTCATCGATACCATTGAGTTCGCAACCAGCGATGCTGATCAGTTAGAATGACGCCTCGAACTGGTCGTCTCGGGGAATACGTGTGGCGCGAAAATGGTACCATCACTGGCTGGGTTGAAATGTTACTCAGTCCTGGTATAACTGTGCTGCGGTTTTGACACGTGGTTGACCGGATCTGGGTAGGTCACGTGTTCAACTCTTTGTCTTGAAATGGTGCTTGCTAAATAGTGGCAAACCCTGGCGACAGCGGAAGCAGGGTGTTAATAAACTCTCACTTTCACTTGCTCTACAATTGTGATGTAAGACAAATTAAAACCCATGTTTTCATTGTCAAACAATTCGTGTTGTACGCTCATTTCATGTTGGTGTTTTTTGGCCGCCATGTCCATATagaaagtcaaaacattgacaacagtctcgtttcctacTGCCTGGATTCCGTCTTATTGCTCTGGCTAAAACATCGGGCTAGTGATCAAGCGAGCTCGAGGTGAGGGGATTGAGCCCACCCGTGACTGGGTGTGAAAACCTTggcgtcaactttgtgtgcagttGTCACAacaggatgggaaagccacattcactcggtgcgcctagtggctggAAGAGTTGTATATTCCCCatggagttgagactgataattgTGTCATTTAAGACTTACATACAGTGATCGGGGGGGAAACAAAGCGCCTTCGAGCAGGTGGTCTGGGTATTGCCGctatctaaatatatataaacgaGATAATAAAAACGATTCCACAATTTTGAGACCAAGTCATTCAACTTGATATGTAGATATTAATCAGTGTTCTTTGATACATCTACTCACTTGTATATGGCAACAGTACGCTCCTTCCAGCGAGTCAGAtgaaccacaggcaaactgtagcgcaattggagttgcgcagcatagagaaaatgacaagtctacttatatgcgagcgaagcgagcaaaggttggcaacgtacttcccacGCTTCGGAtcaaaatttatttttcatatcaaaatgaaatatcgacACCAttaaaggtacactcccatttcctcatttgtttgtgctctcagatttcctgcCCCATGTTtgataattactcacgtgaaatatgttttattcaacattttaagcgtccctcgtggtattcagatcgttcttctcCCCCATTaaccctgccagcttccggttgaacgaagtgacggaacaagaataaacaGAAATTAAGAGGAAATACCAAATTGCTTGAATTTGTCAtaaacctgttggagtttatgcgtcttatctgtcgtcgctatcgttagaattttcgtaacatttattctccAGAGAAACACTTCTGGTataatgggcgaatgaagcaggggaggtaactgtaagtattccatatgaaataataccctcctgttccttgactccgttgaaccggaagctggaagggggaatggaggcgaagaacggtctgatataccatGAGTTGaccttaaaatgttgaataaaacatatttaacgtgagcaattgttcaacatgggatGATGGCGATattgtattttgacatgaaaaatatttttcgaaccgaaccgaggaaagtacgttgccaactttggttcgcttcgctcgcatgtaagaaaactggtcattttctctatgctgctcAACCCATTTGCggtacagtttgcctgtggatgAACTgcgaatcattttacgacctgcGAATCATTTTACGACGAAACAGGATCAGTCCTTGAAGTCCTAGTATAGATCCTTAAACCTCGCCATAGAATATAGAATATACGATTTCATTTCAAGTTTAGATTGTAAATTCATTTGTAAGTACCACATTCTTATGAAGCCAGGAATCTGAATTCGTGTGTCTTTTCAGCTTCAAACGAGACAATTCGGATCGGTTAAAAGTAGATCATTGTCCGGATTGGTTAATGAGACTCGTGGTCGGTTTGTTGTGTTTGCCCCACTTTTTGTAATTTTTGACCGTACTTTATTTAACCTGTACAAATCTCTCCCGATTCATGCAGACATGAGAAATTTCTATTTGATATTTCTGTTTCATATCATCAAAACACGGACAGATATTTCCATTTTTGCTACTTTCCCATTTATTCGttattttgaagagtatacatATTTACTATCGCATAAAACTGCGTGTTCTTCCTCTTTCTGtgaccgtgaaggtcccggggtagaataggccttcagtaacccatgcttgccataaaggtgactatgcttgccgtacgaggcgactaacgggatcgggtggtcaggctcgctgacttggttgacgcaagtcatcggttcccaattgcacagatcgatgctcatattgttggtcactggattttctggtccagactcggttgtttacagaccgccgccatatagctggaatattgctgagtgcggcgcaaaactaaactaactcattcactcactctctcactcctcTTTCTGTTTCGTATTACACCAAGCAATATTTAATTAGCCTAATCCCTCAACTGTAGAACCATTGTTTCCCAACAGCTGAACATGGTCTGCAACAACTCACTGCAGTCCTCCAACGCACAGGTGATCTTCATGGGGGGATATTTTGCTGGGGCATTCATATTCGGCGCCCTGGGAGACAGGTAATTAACGTGTAGTTTCACATGTAAATAATTCCGACATGGCAATATGTGGCTTCCGTTTCTGACACATGGTGAAAGCTGATTAaattactgtcatgtgttacaCTCGGACAAACAAACCCGCTGGGCCGCATTGCACTTGGTCCTAAATTGGGACTGACTTAGTGATAGGTGATACTAAACACTACAAAGTTAAATCCCTTCGTTCTTTAACTTTTACATTTACTATTGGTTGAGTACAAGCCGCCGATAAAACACAAAGAAGGTAGGTTTTGACACACTTTATACAGTACACCTATCCTGAAAACAATCCTTCTTTTCAAAGCCATGAACAGAAACACTGGGATTCCTTTACCTCACAAACCATGGACCTtctgaagatccgggatagagcTGATCTTtcgaacccatgcttgtaagaggcgaccaacgtgATCGGATGGTAAcgcatgctgacttggttgaacatgtcatcgtatcgtaATTACGTATATCAATGTGtggtcatactgttgatcacagggttgtctggtccagactcgattaattacacaccgccaccatacagttagaacattgctgagtgtggcgtaaagctaaacttactcactcactcctctacTTCACAAAGCATGGATGTGTAAATGTCTTCCTTAAAGAACAACATCTTAAAGACGTTCTCTGTTACAAGGTTCGGGCGACGTAAAGCGCTGTTCCTGTCTGTTGTGATCCTATTTGCTGGTGGTCTTGCTCTGAACTGGGCCAACAGCTACACCCTCTTTGTTGTATTCCGCTTCATCAATGGTGCCAGTACTGCAGGGATGTACACCATATGCTTCGTGACTGGTATGTTCTGCATTATATCAAAAGTCCTATCCGTCTTCCTTGTCTTGAACCGACCATAACCGTTTAACCATGCATCCTCAATGACGTAAACACCCTCTGTCTCTCACTGTCAGATATGGCGTTTGTTGGTCCTTTGTCGTCTCCTGTGTATTTAGGCATGGAGTGTATTTGTCCTTCTTCGACAAAGTTTCCCGTCTTTCTTGTGTATTTTAGGCATAGAGTTTGATTGTCCTCCTTCGACATAATCTCCCGTCTTTCCCTGTGTATTTTAGGCATGGCATTTGTTGGTCCCGTCTTTCCCTGTGTATTTTAGGCATGGAATTAGATTGTCCTTCTTCGACATAATCTCCCGTCTTTCCCTGTGTATTTTAGGCATGGAATTTGTTGGTCCCGTCTTTCCCTGTGTATTTTAGGCATGGAATTTGTTGGTCCCTCCAAACGGGCTTGGGCCGGCGTCGTCATCCTATTTTTCTTCACCAGTGGCTACCTCTTCTTGACGGGAGTCGCCTTCTTCATCCGAGACTGGCACACCCTGGAGTTGGTCGTGGCGACACCTGTAGCAGTCTTCATGATATACTGGTGGTAGGTCGGTTTAATATTCAAATAAGACAGATTACATCAAGTGTCCTTACGTTAATGTCGCATGATAGTAATTTTAGTTATGCCAAGGCTTTATGTCTAACATAATGCAGATATTAGACATAGACGGTTTTATGTATCATACTTGTAGTATAGGAAATGTGTGAGTGCCCTAAATCAAGAGCCTCTATGCAAAGTGTTTTAGTTGCATCAGGGCGTGTGATCTGCATGTGGGTAAACCACAACGTGACACAATTCATAGATACAAACCAGTTCGATGAAATGAAAATCTCAACTTTATCGACTTCGATCAGGTTAATACCCGAGTCGCCAAGATGGCTGCTCAACGTCTTCCGGTTGGAGGAAGCGGAAATGATTCTACGTCACACTGCACGTGTCAACAAGGTCACAATCCCCGACAGTGCCATGCAGTTTGAAAAAGAAGACATGGATGCCAAACTGAAAATGCCCAAGACCAGCATCGTCCAGTTATTCACACACAGGACTTTATTCTTCAGAACAGTCGTTCTGTTTTATTCCTGGTAAGAAATTACATAATTTCCATGAATGATTGTATGGGCTTCTATCTTTCAGACAATCATTTTAGTGATTGCCTCACAGCTTgtttgttcatgatatcaatcacagcATTACAAACAACCTTCATTTACAACAACAATTAACAGTTTCTCgggtcatgttttttttttcaggatgACAGTGAGTCTTGCCTATTTCGGCCTATCGTCCAACACTGACAACCTTGGCACCGGCAGTCTGCACCTCAACTCCATGTTGGCCTGTCTAGTGGAGTACCCAGCTAACATCCTCTGCCTGGTGCTCATGGACAGACTCGGGAGGAAAGCACTGTTGTGTGCCTTCATGACGCTAGGGGGCGCTGCCTGTATACTTTCAGTCATCACTATTTTGTATGTGGATGATGGTATGacatggggtagcccagtgagTGAAACGttagctcgtcacaccgaaggccagggttcaaatccccacatgggtacaatgtgtgaagcgcatttctggttAACCCcgctgcgatattgctggaatattgctgaaagcggcgtaaaaccatagtcactcactcactcttacgtTTCTTTCGGTTGTAACAACATGAAAGGGTAAtgtgttttgggtttgtttgttttcgttttgttttgtttttttttttggttttgttttgttttttgttgttgttttttttttggttttgttttgttttgtttttttatggcGCCTCTTTGTCTTTAGATATTCACGAACACTTTAATGAGCCCCCAATTTAACGATTAATTTAGGTGGGTGTAACACCGCTTTAAAAAGTATTCCAGTCTTATCAGGCTGATGTCGGGGAACACGCGACCTGACCTGAGTCATTTCGTGAAACCCACGAGCAGAGGCTCTGGCAAACTTGGATGCATGATCTGGAAATCGGAGTTCGATCGGGACTGTCCAAGGCATGCCTCCTTGTATTAGAGCGTcagacacccgaaatgggctttgcacagTGTATaaatgtggggattcgaacccaggttttcggtgcgaagagcgaacgctttaacgacgTTTTTCGATTTGTACTTATACCAAATACCATAGCACACGTTCCTAAAACATGCTATATTGATCTGGTTGACAGAATGCTTAAAGCATAAAGCATTTCTTCGTCTGTcagaaaacaaatataatttgAAGAAGGTTGCATCTATTCTTGAATTTCTAGTATGGTAGTCACAAAATTACTTATAGTAGCCTTACACGGGATACAATGGATGTATATCAGACAACGAGTTCTATTCCACAGCCAACCAGTGGAGCACAGTCACACTGTCAATGATTGGGAAGTTGTGTGTCGCGGGCGGATTCGGTGTGGTGTATGTGTACTCAACGGAGATCTTCCCTACTGTTGTACGGAGTTCAGCGCTTGGGCTGAGCTCGTCTTTTGCCAGATTAGGAGGCATGGTGACCCCTTACTTCATAGACCTGGTAAATGCgtctgtgcgtgtgcgtgtgcgtttgCGTGTTTTGTGGTCATTAACTTCACAGACCTGGTTAATGTTAAAATTTCGAAACAATGTTTCCGGTTATAGCTGTtggagggtggtggggtagtctagtggttaaagcgtcacgcCAAAGAAAAGGGTTGGATTCCCTTCATGGATACAAGGTGTGGAGCCCATTTGTCCTTGTCGACTtagtgctgggatattgctaaaagcgacgtaaagtaactcactcactccaacgtGACGATCTGGGGAACAACAGTCAAGGGGACAACGTCAGGTTACTCTCCTTGGGCCTCGCAAGAAACTTTTATTCGCAGTTTGAATGGATTTCACCAAACGTGTAGACTTCTTAAACCTGCATCTCTTCTGATTTCCTACCACACAAAGCTGTCTTACAGTAATGGTAATGTAAGAATAAGAAATAAGAGATAAAATTAAGCATACTGAACAGAAACATCGTGCTCTGAACTCGATGTCCCGTTTCTCCAGACGTCGGCACCTTCTAATTTTGGAAAGTTCGTAAAGAGGAAATGTCACTGGTAAGATTACATTCTTATTTAACGGAGTTTGAAAGTTTTCCTTTGAATTTTCAATGCTGTAGCAGTTTGACCAAGATGAACCTGTTTATCTAGACATGTTCTGTTGTGATCCTCCGTGTCTGTTTTCAGGGCAAAGAGGTCGAGGGCAAGTGGGGACGGGCGCTGCCTCTTCTCCTGTTTGGAGTTCTGTCTGTTACATCCGGTCTCCTCGATCTTACTTTACCAGAAACTCTCAATAGAGATCTACCAGAGACCATAGAAGATGCCAATAACTTCAGCAGGTTGGTGAATTAATAAATCAGTAATCATATATCCAGTAATACTACGCATGGGTGTTCAGAGACAGCAGGGATCAAGCGTCCAGGGTGGGGATCAAGTACACGTGGTTGGCACTGGGTCATGTGACAtctgtcaaaatgtcattttccagAATTGAAGTTTTGACTATTTGTCATGAACCAATCATAGATTTCCAAGTCGATACTGTTGAAAGAGTATCCTGCAATATCGAAACGTTCATTTTCTTTATGGAACATTGAGACAATGTTGATCTATATGTCGCGCAGCATCTGGAACCTGCAATAATTTCAATCGAGGTACCCCGCATTGACGTAAGTACTATTACATTAACTAATAATGATTATGCAGTGTCATAGTCAAGTGTATGGCGATGAATTACCGCTAGAGGTATTAGTGTCAAGGTGTGCGCAGTGCTAATGACGGCACCTACCTCAGATTCGTTCGGTAACATGGCTGAGGTATCTGAGTAAGGTGATATTGCCGAGGTTTATTAGCAAGTAGTATGACTGAAATCTGTCTGAGATCTGGCTGGAGGCGCATAGCAGAATCCAATTAGTTAGACATCACGGAAGAGATTTCAGTACAGTAACCTGTTTTAAAGCATCTGAGCTAGGTTGAGGAGgtcgttaaagtgttcgctcgtcaccctgaaggcccgggttctattccccacatgggtacaatgacgGATATTGCAGGAATTATTCTAGATACGGCATAAAAGTCAAGGGGACCGGACCCAGAGGAATTCATCTTCGAACTAGGATGTGTTTTAATCTTGGTTTTGTTGTTATCCGAAACCTGTACAGAAAGTAAACATTGTCACACCTGTTTTTAAATCATAAAATCTCGCCTGATCTTTGAGGTCGTCACTGCTGCACTGAAAAAATCTCAGAAAACAGATAATGAATACTTCATTGATAAATAcactttgattttgaaaatatatggaAATTGCAATTGTGAAATAAGAATATGAAAAGGAAAGACTACTTTGCCACTTATCAAAAACATATCACCATAATCTGTTCTAGTATAATACACAGTGGTGTAACTCGAAATTAGGACATCTTAGAAAATAGGTGCACTTCAACTTGAATTGTCTGCAACCGTTTGTGTAtagggttttgttgttgttgttttcttggggtggggtgggggggagaGTGGTTGGGGAAGGGTGctgggtaggctagtggttaaagtgttcgcccgGTACGTTACAATGCAGACCCGGATttgattctctctctctctttctctccccacctccctccctccctctctcatTCGAGGCCCCGAGTGTTGATGGCCCGATCTGTTTggtcttgtttttttttaatgtgtGTAAAATGCGGGTGAGATGTGCATCACTTCTTTTAATCATTTTCAGGGAAAGTCCGTACTCTCGCCTGAAGAACGATGAACCAGTTGTGACAAAATCACCGACTATCAACCAGCCTTTGCTCTCAAACTAAAGACAATGTGTCGTCATGGACAGTCCCAGAGAATGTGACAACATCAACTGAAGATAGGCCACACATGATCCTTGCATCCATCCCTACTTGTACTACGGGTGGGTAGCCTACTgcttaagcgttcgctcgtcgcacTGAAGGcccggtttgattccccacaagggtacaatttATGGTGTCTGAGCGGTGATGtggctgcgatattgctaaaagcggcataaaaaccatactcacaaaCTGCAAAGTTGTAGAGTTCTTCATTCGCAATCATGTATCTGATATGACACTACAACTCTGACACTCAGTGTGTGACCGTGATAGAGGAATATGTCACGCTGTATTGTGACATAAGAATGTTACGTTtatgttgtttatgaatttaCAAATCTCATACACCGAATCGTTGATCGGGTTATCTAAACTTATTTATGTGAGACATGTTAACATGTTAACATCTAtgcactgtatgtatgtatattgctGTCCCTTAAAACCATGGAACTTTCTGATATTGATATACTGAcaggaaaagaaacgcaattgtcgaaaagaaaataacatagaagtaagcgttcatgtttgtcttgtatttaaaaacttgataaAAATCCAGGGATGCGTTTCtcttgctgttcagtacatgtTACATTTTGATTGTATGTCAACTTCATAAAGCAATGCTTCGGGTATTATAAAAGTACAATGGAATCAAACGAGGTTAGTGAGAATTGCATTTGTGTATCGTAATTTTGTACTTGTTCAGTGAACATACAAGGTAATTCAACCCCATCGTGTTTGCCGGCCCGGTGGCCGTGAGTTAGAGCGTCCGCTTAGTAATTAGGATGGAACGGTTCTATTCCCATCAGAGGACATTGGAGTTGATCTTTCACGTTATTGTTttagttgatttcaaacactcacgtGTCATCAAAACTCAAATGTTGATGTAAATATGGAGTTaataaaaagtaaaacctgggaagagattttactcaataaaagtATAACCGGGAAACAGGTCTTACTTACGAAAAGTAAGACCTGGGAGCAAATGAAAACGTCAAATGCAGTTATTCCGGGAAAAGAAGCCATGTCTAATATTTAGTGACAAGCAGACTGTATGTTTATATCTTGAGAGAATGACTCTTAGACAGGGAATATACAGAAATGGAACATTACATTTACTTGTGTGATATTAACTCGCAGTCTGAGTTTATGGATCGTCAATGTAAACAGGACAGTCAAGACGAACTTCACAAAAGGCACGGAGATCCAACATGCCAATGCCATACTCACAGAACGCACCTACCTGTGAAATCCGGTCATATTCGCTACACgatttttcattttatgtctcacataatatataatttgatatggcattgtttgttatcatatatttatgcattaatGGAACAAATGTGAACAACTTTATGTTTATGTATGGCGTTATTACTGCAAAGGCCTAGCGGATTGAGTAATATAGTTCCATCACTGTGAGACTGTTAAGGAAAGTCACACGAAGTGCAGTAATATTCCAATTATGTACTGTCAAAAATATGTTACAGTAGTAGACTTGGTTCGTGTGGTGTATTTGGCTGTGCGAAGAGAGATGAAGTGTGATTTTATTGGGACAAGTAGGGAGACATCGAGGAAAAAGGCGTCAACGCATCGCCCATGACTTGAAAATACTACAGACACGGCGTAACTGATAGTGATTGCAAGACCAAGTGCAGCTTCATGTTTCGCTTGCGTAATAGTGCTTTGTGAGGCTGTTTGGTGAAAATAACAATGAGGTCACGCGAACGTTGATTTCAATCGTACTAAAATGTGTGAGAATGAAATTACATGAACTAAGTAATTCACATGATGGAAACATATGATCATCTGGCTGGAACGCAGGAAACATGAACATGTATGAACCgttttaatacatgtacatacacctAAAATCCAGTATGATACGTAAGTGTCTAAGGTTTAAATATTTGCAAATTTGAAacacatttacatgtatttctacACCTAAGTTAATTCACTTGTTTCCGAACCGAGTTAACTTAGAACGAAATCGGAAATTTCACCACCAGTGAGTTTTCGTCCTGTGATTGTTTATGATTTCTTAAAAATTATATATCTTAACAATTATTAGCTATGTCTGGTGACAAACGGAATGATATTGGTGATGCCGCTAGTCGAGGTAGAGTGCAGGGAGGGAGGAGAGGTCATGTCAAGGGGGAGTCGACATTCACAGTGTTGCTGCCAATGAAAGTCATTGGTACTGCTGTATCACACCCTGAAACCGCACACAACACACTGCTCAATCCCGTGAAGgataaaaaataatgttttatatgtttGCTAGTATATGCTttaataaaacaatatatatattaaagaACTTGACACTTAAACAAAGAGGTAAAttcctggtttgcaaataatgtTTAGCCCCTATACTACCACTTAGCCACACGTAACTTGCTGATCACTAGGATATCATAAGTTTATTATCATATTGAATTAATACAGCGCAAGTCTTACCTATCCAGTCCCCCGAAACTAATGTCTTTTACTGTATGCTTCAATTAGGAGGTCCCATATCAACTTTAAAGTCTGcgcataaatatataatttagtTAAATATGTGGAAATCTGCGAAAAAAACCCGACCATATGTCCTCAAAAACATCAATTCTTGAAAGAATAAAAGGCTATCAAAATGGctgcattttgaaatattgagAAATAAGCCCTTCTTTTGCAAAACGACCGCTTTATCGTGCAAGAAGaaatactgaatatttgtaaatcTATGctgaatttcaaatgaaaagaaTGTTAGGCGAAACAGTAAGGACAACATCGACTAAGAATAATTTTCGAACCTTTTCAGTGGTATCAACGGGTATGGAGAATTTATCTAACAAACTATTGTAAATGTTAAAGATAAAACATACAGCTTTGTGGACTTTAATA is part of the Haliotis asinina isolate JCU_RB_2024 chromosome 6, JCU_Hal_asi_v2, whole genome shotgun sequence genome and harbors:
- the LOC137286356 gene encoding organic cation transporter protein-like isoform X1, whose amino-acid sequence is MANFDDILRHLGEFGRYQKWIYFLLCLPAVPHGARMMINVYLLNVPDHRCAIPGYNNDTYAVQSKFHAELINKSIPFVERDGKLQYDQCHLYRSPGSINRTIIGCNKWVYDKSEFQSTAATELNMVCNNSLQSSNAQVIFMGGYFAGAFIFGALGDRFGRRKALFLSVVILFAGGLALNWANSYTLFVVFRFINGASTAGMYTICFVTGMEFVGPSKRAWAGVVILFFFTSGYLFLTGVAFFIRDWHTLELVVATPVAVFMIYWWLIPESPRWLLNVFRLEEAEMILRHTARVNKVTIPDSAMQFEKEDMDAKLKMPKTSIVQLFTHRTLFFRTVVLFYSWMTVSLAYFGLSSNTDNLGTGSLHLNSMLACLVEYPANILCLVLMDRLGRKALLCAFMTLGGAACILSVITILYVDDANQWSTVTLSMIGKLCVAGGFGVVYVYSTEIFPTVVRSSALGLSSSFARLGGMVTPYFIDLGKEVEGKWGRALPLLLFGVLSVTSGLLDLTLPETLNRDLPETIEDANNFSRESPYSRLKNDEPVVTKSPTINQPLLSN
- the LOC137286356 gene encoding organic cation transporter protein-like isoform X2, which codes for MYRKRFLYTDVLLGIVCRWYTLISYPDIRCAIPGYNNDTYAVQSKFHAELINKSIPFVERDGKLQYDQCHLYRSPGSINRTIIGCNKWVYDKSEFQSTAATELNMVCNNSLQSSNAQVIFMGGYFAGAFIFGALGDRFGRRKALFLSVVILFAGGLALNWANSYTLFVVFRFINGASTAGMYTICFVTGMEFVGPSKRAWAGVVILFFFTSGYLFLTGVAFFIRDWHTLELVVATPVAVFMIYWWLIPESPRWLLNVFRLEEAEMILRHTARVNKVTIPDSAMQFEKEDMDAKLKMPKTSIVQLFTHRTLFFRTVVLFYSWMTVSLAYFGLSSNTDNLGTGSLHLNSMLACLVEYPANILCLVLMDRLGRKALLCAFMTLGGAACILSVITILYVDDANQWSTVTLSMIGKLCVAGGFGVVYVYSTEIFPTVVRSSALGLSSSFARLGGMVTPYFIDLGKEVEGKWGRALPLLLFGVLSVTSGLLDLTLPETLNRDLPETIEDANNFSRESPYSRLKNDEPVVTKSPTINQPLLSN